One window from the genome of Pararhizobium gei encodes:
- a CDS encoding transcriptional regulator, with the protein MTATPDNDNNLDEPMVFIIIGKAYERDGDNDGVEIHVMLRAPDDDTAVREALNALSEEGFLEADLDQIGTLTDVPEDEPHASAYQGALTGEVAIIRFG; encoded by the coding sequence ATGACGGCCACGCCAGACAACGACAACAATCTCGACGAACCGATGGTCTTCATCATCATCGGCAAAGCCTATGAACGGGACGGAGATAATGATGGTGTCGAGATTCACGTCATGCTACGCGCGCCCGACGACGACACCGCCGTCCGCGAGGCCCTGAACGCACTGTCGGAAGAAGGCTTTCTTGAAGCCGATCTCGACCAGATCGGCACATTGACCGACGTGCCGGAAGACGAGCCGCATGCCTCGGCCTATCAGGGCGCGCTGACGGGAGAAGTGGCGATCATCCGGTTTGGATAA
- the rpsL gene encoding 30S ribosomal protein S12, with the protein MPTVNQLIRKPRQAQVKRNKVPALQENPQKRGVCTRVYTTTPKKPNSALRKVAKIRLTNGFEVIGYIPGEGHNLQEHSVVMIRGGRVKDLPGVRYHIIRGVLDTQGVKNRKQRRSKYGAKRPK; encoded by the coding sequence ATGCCTACCGTAAACCAGCTGATCCGCAAGCCGCGTCAGGCACAGGTAAAGCGCAACAAGGTTCCTGCCCTGCAGGAAAACCCGCAGAAGCGTGGCGTTTGCACGCGCGTTTACACGACGACCCCGAAGAAGCCGAACTCGGCTCTGCGTAAGGTTGCCAAGATCCGCCTGACCAATGGCTTTGAAGTCATCGGCTATATTCCGGGTGAAGGCCACAACCTTCAGGAACACTCCGTTGTCATGATCCGCGGCGGCCGCGTCAAGGACTTGCCGGGCGTTCGTTACCACATCATCCGCGGTGTTCTCGATACCCAGGGCGTCAAGAACCGCAAGCAGCGCCGTTCGAAGTACGGTGCCAAGCGTCCGAAGTAA
- the rpsG gene encoding 30S ribosomal protein S7, whose amino-acid sequence MSRRHSAEKREINPDPKFGDLVVTKFMNAIMLHGKKSVAENIVYGAFDLVQGKLKQEPVTVFHSALDNIAPHVEVRSRRVGGATYQVPVDVRPERRQALAIRWLIAAARKRNETTMIDRLCGELMDAANGRGSAVKKREDTHKMADANRAFSHYRW is encoded by the coding sequence ATGTCACGTCGTCACAGTGCAGAAAAGCGCGAGATCAACCCGGATCCCAAGTTCGGCGATCTGGTGGTCACCAAGTTCATGAACGCCATCATGCTTCATGGTAAGAAGTCGGTTGCTGAAAACATCGTTTACGGTGCGTTCGATCTGGTCCAGGGCAAGCTGAAGCAGGAGCCGGTCACCGTGTTCCATTCCGCTCTCGACAACATCGCACCGCATGTCGAAGTGCGTTCGCGCCGCGTCGGTGGTGCAACCTACCAGGTTCCGGTCGATGTCCGTCCCGAGCGCCGTCAGGCTCTCGCCATCCGCTGGCTGATCGCTGCCGCCCGCAAGCGCAACGAAACCACCATGATCGATCGCCTCTGCGGCGAACTCATGGATGCTGCGAATGGCCGTGGTTCCGCTGTCAAGAAGCGCGAAGACACCCACAAGATGGCAGACGCCAACCGTGCATTCTCGCATTATCGCTGGTAA
- the fusA gene encoding elongation factor G: MAREYKIEDYRNFGIMAHIDAGKTTTTERILYYTGKSHKIGEVHDGAATMDWMEQEQERGITITSAATTTFWKGRDGKMRRFNIIDTPGHVDFTIEVERSLRVLDGAIALLDANAGVEPQTETVWRQAEKYHVPRMIFCNKMDKTGADFYRSVEMIKTRLGAIAVVMQLPIGAESDFKGVIDLIEMNALIWRDESLGAQWDVVEIPDDMKEKAAQYRELLIETVVDIDETAMENYLNGIMPDNEQIRALVRRGTIDVKFHPMFCGTAFKNKGVQPLLDAVVEYLPSPLDIPSIKGIDVKTEAEIARHPSDEEPLSMLAFKIMNDPFVGSLTFARIYSGKLSKGTSVMNTVKEKRERVGRMLQMHSNSREDIEEAFAGDIVALAGLKETTTGDTLCDPLHQVILERMEFPEPVIQIAIEPKTKGDQEKMGLALNRLAAEDPSFRVKTDEESGQTIIAGMGELHLDILVDRMRREFKVEATVGAPQVAYRESITRKHEEDYTHKKQSGGTGQFARVKIIFEPNPDGDDFKFESKIVGGTIPKEYIPGVQKGIESVLSSGPLAGFPMLGVKATLIDGAFHDVDSSVLAFEIASRACFREAAKKAGAQLLEPMMKVEVVTPEDYVGDVIGDLNSRRGQIQGQESRGIAVVINANVPLANMFKYVDNLRSMSQGRAQYTMTFDHYAPVPSNVSQEIQAKYSGQK; the protein is encoded by the coding sequence ATGGCTCGCGAATATAAGATCGAAGACTACCGCAATTTTGGGATCATGGCGCATATCGACGCCGGCAAGACCACGACCACCGAGCGGATTCTGTATTACACCGGCAAGTCCCACAAGATCGGCGAAGTCCATGACGGCGCTGCTACCATGGACTGGATGGAGCAGGAGCAGGAACGCGGCATCACCATCACGTCTGCTGCGACCACGACCTTCTGGAAGGGTCGTGACGGCAAGATGCGCCGCTTCAACATCATCGACACCCCCGGCCACGTCGACTTTACCATCGAAGTCGAGCGTTCGCTGCGCGTTCTCGACGGTGCCATCGCTCTGCTGGACGCCAACGCAGGTGTGGAGCCGCAGACGGAAACCGTCTGGCGCCAGGCCGAGAAGTACCATGTCCCGCGGATGATCTTCTGCAACAAGATGGACAAGACCGGCGCGGATTTCTACCGTTCGGTTGAGATGATCAAGACTCGACTCGGTGCCATTGCCGTTGTCATGCAGCTGCCGATCGGCGCTGAAAGCGACTTCAAGGGCGTTATCGACCTGATCGAGATGAATGCCCTCATCTGGCGCGACGAGTCGCTCGGCGCCCAGTGGGATGTCGTCGAGATTCCGGACGACATGAAGGAAAAGGCCGCGCAATATCGCGAACTGCTCATCGAGACTGTCGTCGACATCGACGAAACCGCGATGGAAAACTACCTGAACGGCATCATGCCGGACAATGAGCAGATCCGTGCCCTGGTTCGCCGCGGCACCATCGACGTGAAGTTCCACCCGATGTTCTGCGGTACTGCGTTCAAGAACAAGGGCGTACAGCCTCTGCTCGACGCCGTTGTCGAATACCTGCCGTCGCCGCTCGACATTCCGTCGATCAAGGGCATCGACGTCAAGACCGAAGCCGAAATCGCCCGTCATCCGTCGGATGAAGAGCCTTTGTCGATGCTCGCCTTCAAGATCATGAACGACCCCTTCGTTGGTTCGCTCACCTTTGCCCGTATCTATTCCGGCAAGCTCTCCAAGGGCACGTCGGTCATGAACACGGTCAAGGAAAAGCGCGAGCGCGTCGGCCGCATGCTGCAGATGCATTCCAATTCGCGTGAAGACATCGAAGAAGCCTTTGCCGGCGACATCGTTGCTCTCGCAGGCCTCAAGGAAACCACGACCGGCGACACGCTCTGCGATCCGCTGCATCAGGTTATCCTCGAGCGCATGGAATTCCCCGAGCCGGTCATCCAGATCGCCATCGAGCCGAAGACCAAGGGCGACCAGGAAAAGATGGGCCTCGCGCTCAACCGCCTTGCAGCTGAAGATCCCTCGTTCCGCGTAAAGACGGATGAAGAATCCGGCCAGACGATCATCGCCGGCATGGGTGAACTTCACCTCGACATCCTTGTCGACCGCATGCGCCGCGAATTCAAGGTAGAAGCCACCGTCGGCGCGCCGCAGGTTGCCTACCGTGAATCGATCACGCGCAAGCACGAGGAAGACTACACGCACAAGAAGCAGTCTGGTGGTACCGGTCAGTTCGCGCGCGTCAAGATCATCTTCGAACCAAATCCCGATGGCGACGATTTCAAGTTCGAATCGAAGATTGTCGGCGGCACGATCCCGAAGGAATACATCCCCGGGGTTCAGAAGGGTATCGAAAGCGTTCTGTCGTCCGGACCGCTGGCTGGCTTCCCGATGCTCGGCGTCAAGGCGACGCTCATCGACGGTGCCTTCCATGACGTTGACTCCTCGGTCCTCGCCTTCGAAATTGCCTCCCGCGCCTGCTTCCGTGAAGCGGCAAAGAAGGCTGGCGCCCAGCTGCTTGAGCCGATGATGAAGGTCGAAGTTGTGACGCCGGAGGATTATGTCGGTGACGTCATCGGCGATCTGAACTCGCGTCGCGGTCAGATCCAGGGCCAGGAATCGCGCGGTATCGCCGTCGTGATCAACGCCAATGTGCCGCTGGCCAACATGTTCAAGTACGTGGACAACCTGCGCTCGATGAGCCAGGGCCGTGCACAGTACACCATGACATTCGATCATTATGCGCCGGTTCCATCGAACGTGTCGCAGGAAATCCAGGCAAAGTATTCCGGTCAGAAGTGA
- the tuf gene encoding elongation factor Tu: protein MAKSKFERNKPHVNIGTIGHVDHGKTSLTAAITKYFGEYKAYDQIDAAPEEKARGITISTAHVEYETPARHYAHVDCPGHADYVKNMITGAAQMDGAILVCSAADGPMPQTREHILLARQVGVPAIVVFLNKVDQVDDAELLELVELEVRELLSSYDFPGDDIPIIKGSALAALEDSDKKIGEDSIRELMAAVDAYIPTPERPINLPFLLPIEDVFSISGRGTVVTGRVERGIVKVGEEVEIVGIRATTKTTVTGVEMFRKLLDQGQAGDNIGALIRGVTRDGVERGQILCKPGSVKPHKKFMAEAYILTKEEGGRHTPFFTNYRPQFYFRTTDVTGIVSLPEGTEMVMPGDNVTVSVELIVPIAMEEKLRFAIREGGRTVGAGIVASIVE, encoded by the coding sequence ATGGCAAAGAGCAAATTTGAGCGCAACAAGCCGCATGTCAACATTGGCACGATCGGCCACGTGGACCATGGCAAGACGTCGCTGACGGCGGCGATTACGAAGTATTTCGGCGAATACAAGGCCTATGACCAGATCGACGCCGCTCCGGAAGAGAAGGCCCGTGGCATCACCATCTCGACGGCACACGTCGAATACGAGACGCCGGCCCGCCACTATGCCCACGTCGATTGCCCCGGCCACGCCGACTACGTCAAGAACATGATCACCGGTGCTGCCCAGATGGATGGCGCGATCCTGGTCTGCTCGGCCGCCGATGGCCCGATGCCGCAGACCCGCGAGCACATCCTGCTCGCCCGCCAGGTCGGCGTTCCGGCGATCGTGGTGTTTTTGAACAAGGTCGACCAGGTTGACGACGCCGAGCTTCTCGAGCTCGTCGAACTGGAAGTGCGCGAACTTCTGTCGTCCTACGACTTCCCGGGCGACGACATCCCGATCATCAAGGGTTCGGCTCTGGCCGCGCTCGAAGATTCGGACAAGAAGATCGGCGAAGATTCGATCCGCGAGCTGATGGCCGCCGTCGACGCCTATATCCCGACGCCTGAGCGTCCGATCAACCTGCCGTTCCTGCTGCCGATCGAAGACGTGTTCTCGATCTCGGGCCGTGGTACGGTCGTGACCGGCCGCGTCGAGCGCGGCATCGTCAAGGTCGGCGAAGAAGTCGAGATCGTCGGCATCCGCGCCACGACCAAGACGACGGTGACCGGCGTTGAAATGTTCCGCAAGCTGCTTGACCAGGGCCAGGCCGGCGACAACATCGGCGCGCTGATCCGCGGCGTCACCCGTGACGGCGTCGAGCGTGGCCAGATCCTGTGCAAGCCGGGTTCGGTCAAGCCGCACAAGAAGTTCATGGCAGAAGCCTACATCCTGACGAAGGAAGAGGGCGGCCGTCATACACCGTTCTTCACCAACTACCGTCCGCAGTTCTACTTCCGCACGACGGACGTGACCGGCATCGTGTCGCTTCCGGAAGGCACGGAAATGGTCATGCCGGGCGACAACGTCACGGTTTCGGTCGAGCTGATCGTTCCGATCGCGATGGAAGAAAAGCTGCGCTTCGCGATCCGCGAAGGCGGCCGCACCGTCGGCGCCGGCATCGTTGCCTCGATTGTTGAATAA
- the rpsJ gene encoding 30S ribosomal protein S10, with protein sequence MNGQNIRIRLKAFDHRILDASTREIVSTAKRTGASVRGPVPLPTRIEKFTVNRSPHVDKKSREQFEMRTHKRLLDIVDPTPQTVDALMKLDLAAGVDVEIKL encoded by the coding sequence ATGAACGGCCAGAATATCCGTATCCGCCTCAAGGCGTTTGATCACCGGATTCTTGATGCCTCCACGCGGGAAATCGTTTCGACGGCCAAGCGCACAGGCGCTTCGGTCCGTGGTCCGGTGCCGCTTCCCACTCGGATTGAGAAATTTACGGTCAACCGTTCGCCCCACGTCGACAAGAAAAGCCGTGAACAGTTCGAGATGCGCACCCATAAGCGCCTTCTCGATATCGTTGATCCGACACCGCAGACAGTTGACGCGCTGATGAAGCTCGATCTTGCTGCGGGCGTAGACGTCGAAATCAAGCTTTAA
- the rplC gene encoding 50S ribosomal protein L3, giving the protein MRSGVIAQKVGMTRVYNDAGEHIPVTVLQMENCQVVAHRTDEKNGYTAVQLGAGLAKVKNTSKPLRGQFAAANVEPKAKVVEFRVTSDNLIDVGAELTASHFVTGQLVDVTGTSSGKGFAGAMKRHNFGGLRATHGVSVSHRSHGSTGSNQDPGRVWKGKRMAGHMGQTRITTQNLEVVSTDEDRGLILVKGAVPGSKGTWIVVRDAIKSGTPADAPRPAAVRAAK; this is encoded by the coding sequence ATGCGTTCAGGTGTGATTGCACAGAAAGTTGGGATGACCCGCGTCTATAACGACGCCGGTGAGCATATCCCGGTTACAGTATTGCAGATGGAAAATTGCCAGGTCGTGGCCCATCGCACAGACGAAAAGAATGGCTACACCGCAGTTCAGCTCGGTGCCGGCCTCGCCAAGGTCAAGAACACAAGCAAGCCGTTGCGCGGCCAGTTTGCCGCCGCGAATGTGGAGCCGAAGGCGAAAGTCGTCGAGTTCCGCGTGACGTCGGACAATCTGATCGACGTCGGCGCCGAACTCACCGCAAGCCATTTCGTTACGGGCCAACTCGTCGACGTGACCGGCACCTCGTCGGGTAAGGGTTTTGCTGGTGCCATGAAGCGCCACAACTTCGGCGGTCTTCGTGCAACGCACGGCGTTTCCGTATCACACCGCTCGCACGGTTCGACGGGTTCCAACCAGGATCCGGGCCGCGTCTGGAAGGGCAAGCGCATGGCTGGTCACATGGGCCAGACGCGCATCACCACTCAGAACCTTGAAGTGGTGTCCACCGATGAAGACCGCGGTCTGATCCTCGTCAAGGGCGCCGTACCCGGCTCCAAGGGCACCTGGATCGTCGTTCGCGACGCCATCAAGTCCGGCACCCCGGCTGACGCTCCGCGTCCCGCCGCCGTGCGCGCAGCCAAGTAA
- the rplD gene encoding 50S ribosomal protein L4: MDLNVTTLEGKEAGQVSLSDAIFGLEPREDIIARVIRWQLAKKQQGTHKAKGRAEVARTGAKMFKQKGTGRARHHSARAPQFRGGGKAHGPVVRSHAHDLPKKVRALGLRHALSAKLRAEELIIVDNLVATEAKTKTLTGAFATLGLTNALFIGGAELDNNFKLAAQNIPNVDVLPVQGINVYDILRRGTLVLSKAAVEALEERFK, translated from the coding sequence ATGGATCTCAACGTCACCACACTCGAAGGCAAAGAAGCCGGCCAGGTCTCCCTGTCCGATGCGATTTTCGGCCTCGAGCCCCGTGAAGATATCATTGCCCGCGTCATTCGCTGGCAGCTTGCCAAGAAGCAGCAGGGCACGCACAAGGCCAAGGGTCGCGCGGAAGTCGCTCGCACCGGCGCCAAGATGTTCAAGCAGAAGGGGACCGGCCGCGCCCGTCACCATTCGGCTCGCGCTCCGCAGTTTCGCGGCGGTGGTAAGGCGCATGGCCCGGTTGTTCGCAGCCATGCCCATGACCTGCCAAAGAAGGTTCGCGCGCTTGGCTTGCGTCATGCGCTGTCAGCCAAGCTCCGTGCCGAAGAACTGATCATCGTCGACAACTTGGTTGCTACCGAAGCCAAGACGAAGACTCTGACCGGCGCTTTCGCAACGCTGGGTCTGACCAACGCCCTCTTCATTGGCGGCGCAGAACTGGACAACAATTTCAAGCTCGCAGCCCAGAACATCCCGAATGTGGACGTTCTGCCGGTTCAGGGCATCAATGTTTACGATATTCTGCGCCGTGGCACGCTCGTGCTGTCCAAGGCTGCAGTTGAAGCTCTCGAGGAGCGGTTCAAATGA
- a CDS encoding 50S ribosomal protein L23: MTDLRHYDVILAPSITEKSTLVSEQNQIIFNVAKGASKPEIKAAIEALFGVKVTAVNTLIRKGKLKRFRGFAGRQKDVKKAIVTLADGQSIDVSTGL, translated from the coding sequence ATGACTGACCTTCGCCACTACGATGTGATCCTCGCTCCGTCGATCACCGAAAAGTCGACGCTGGTTTCTGAACAGAACCAGATCATCTTCAACGTCGCCAAGGGTGCGTCGAAGCCGGAAATCAAGGCTGCGATCGAAGCGCTGTTCGGCGTCAAGGTCACGGCTGTGAACACGCTGATCCGCAAGGGCAAGCTGAAGCGTTTCCGCGGTTTCGCCGGCCGGCAAAAAGACGTCAAGAAGGCCATCGTCACACTTGCTGACGGTCAGTCCATCGACGTCTCCACCGGACTCTGA
- the rplB gene encoding 50S ribosomal protein L2: protein MALKSFNPTTPSQRQLVIVDRSGLHKGKPVKSLTEGLSSKGGRNNTGRITVRYQGGGHKRTYRLVDFKRRKFDVEGTVERLEYDPNRTAFIALISYADGQQAYIIAPQRLAAGDKVIASEKQVDVKPGNTMPLQFMPVGSIVHNVEMKPGKGGQIARSAGAYVQLVGRDQGMAILRLSSGEQRLVHGSCLATVGAVSNPDHGNINDGKAGRSVWRGKRPHVRGVVMNPVDHPHGGGEGRTSGGRHPVSPWGKPTKGKRTRSNKSTDKFIMRSRHQRKK from the coding sequence ATGGCATTGAAAAGTTTCAATCCGACCACCCCGAGCCAGCGTCAGCTGGTCATCGTCGATCGGTCCGGCCTCCACAAGGGCAAGCCGGTCAAGTCGCTGACCGAGGGCCTGTCTTCCAAGGGCGGTCGCAACAATACCGGTCGCATCACGGTGCGCTACCAGGGCGGCGGTCACAAGCGGACCTATCGACTGGTCGACTTCAAGCGTCGCAAGTTCGACGTCGAAGGCACGGTCGAGCGTCTCGAATACGACCCGAACCGCACCGCGTTCATCGCCCTGATCAGCTATGCGGACGGCCAGCAGGCCTACATCATCGCTCCGCAGCGTCTTGCCGCAGGCGACAAGGTGATCGCTTCGGAAAAGCAGGTTGACGTGAAGCCGGGCAACACCATGCCGCTTCAGTTCATGCCGGTTGGTTCGATCGTTCACAACGTCGAGATGAAGCCGGGCAAGGGCGGTCAGATCGCCCGTTCCGCCGGTGCTTACGTTCAGCTGGTCGGTCGCGACCAGGGCATGGCGATCCTTCGTCTGTCGTCTGGCGAACAGCGCCTGGTGCATGGCTCCTGCCTCGCAACGGTCGGTGCAGTCTCCAATCCGGACCACGGCAACATCAACGACGGCAAGGCCGGCCGTTCGGTGTGGCGTGGCAAGCGTCCGCACGTTCGCGGCGTCGTCATGAACCCTGTTGACCATCCGCACGGCGGTGGTGAAGGCCGCACCTCGGGTGGCCGTCATCCGGTTTCGCCTTGGGGCAAGCCCACCAAGGGCAAGCGTACGCGCTCGAACAAGTCCACCGACAAGTTCATCATGCGCTCGCGTCATCAGCGTAAGAAGTAA
- the rpsS gene encoding 30S ribosomal protein S19 produces MTRSVWKGPFVDGYLLKKAEKVREGGRNEVIKMWSRRSTILPQFVGLTFGVYNGSKHIPVSVNEDMIGHKFGEFSPTRTYYGHGADKKAKRK; encoded by the coding sequence ATGACTCGTTCAGTATGGAAAGGTCCGTTTGTTGACGGCTATCTTCTCAAGAAGGCTGAGAAGGTTCGTGAAGGCGGTCGTAACGAAGTGATCAAGATGTGGAGCCGTCGCTCCACCATCCTGCCGCAGTTCGTCGGTCTGACCTTTGGTGTTTACAACGGCAGCAAGCATATCCCGGTCAGCGTCAACGAAGACATGATCGGACATAAGTTTGGCGAATTCTCTCCGACCCGGACCTATTACGGTCACGGTGCGGACAAGAAGGCAAAGAGGAAGTAA
- the rplV gene encoding 50S ribosomal protein L22 gives MGKAKAERRLKDNEAQAIARTIRVSPQKLNLVAAMIRGKKVDRALAELEFSRKRISDTVKKTLESAIANAENNHDLDVDSLIVAEAYVGKSIVMKRFHARGRGRASRIEKPFAHLTIVVREVEAKGEAA, from the coding sequence ATGGGCAAGGCAAAAGCCGAACGCCGGCTGAAGGATAATGAAGCGCAGGCAATTGCGCGCACGATCCGCGTCAGCCCCCAGAAGCTCAACCTGGTTGCTGCGATGATCCGCGGCAAGAAGGTCGACCGGGCTCTGGCCGAACTCGAGTTTTCGCGCAAGCGGATCTCGGACACCGTCAAGAAGACACTGGAATCCGCAATCGCAAATGCGGAGAACAACCACGACCTCGACGTCGACAGCCTGATCGTCGCGGAAGCCTACGTCGGCAAGTCCATCGTCATGAAGCGTTTCCACGCTCGTGGCCGCGGTCGTGCATCGCGTATCGAAAAGCCTTTCGCGCATCTGACGATCGTTGTTCGCGAAGTCGAAGCCAAAGGGGAGGCCGCATAA
- the rpsC gene encoding 30S ribosomal protein S3 has product MGQKINPVGFRLGINRTWDSRWFADNAEYGQLLHEDLKIRAYVMEELKQAGIAKVVIERPHKKCRVTIHSARPGLIIGKKGADIEKLRKKIGEMTKSETHLNIVEVRKPEVDSTLVAQSIAQQLERRVAFRRAMKRAVQSAMRLGAEGIKITCGGRLGGAEIARTEWYREGRVPLHTLRADIDYGVAEAKTAFGICGIKVWIFKGEILEHDPMASERRASESDAQGPSSNNRRRENA; this is encoded by the coding sequence ATGGGTCAGAAGATCAATCCAGTCGGTTTCCGCCTCGGCATCAACCGTACCTGGGATAGCCGCTGGTTCGCGGATAATGCCGAGTACGGTCAGCTTCTTCACGAAGACCTGAAGATCCGTGCCTATGTCATGGAAGAACTGAAGCAGGCCGGCATCGCCAAGGTCGTCATCGAGCGTCCGCACAAGAAGTGCCGCGTCACGATCCACTCGGCTCGCCCTGGCCTGATCATCGGCAAGAAGGGCGCGGACATCGAAAAGCTGCGCAAGAAGATCGGCGAGATGACCAAGTCGGAAACGCATCTCAACATCGTTGAAGTGCGTAAGCCGGAAGTCGATTCGACGCTGGTCGCCCAGTCGATCGCCCAGCAGCTTGAACGCCGCGTGGCTTTCCGCCGTGCAATGAAGCGCGCCGTTCAGTCTGCCATGCGTCTTGGCGCCGAAGGCATCAAGATCACTTGCGGCGGCCGTCTCGGTGGCGCTGAAATCGCTCGTACCGAATGGTACCGCGAAGGCCGCGTTCCCTTGCACACGCTTCGCGCCGACATCGATTACGGTGTGGCTGAAGCCAAGACTGCCTTCGGCATCTGCGGCATCAAGGTCTGGATCTTCAAGGGAGAAATCCTTGAGCATGATCCGATGGCTTCCGAGCGTCGCGCGTCCGAAAGTGACGCACAGGGTCCGAGCAGCAACAACCGTCGCCGCGAAAACGCGTAA
- the rplP gene encoding 50S ribosomal protein L16, which translates to MLQPKRTKYRKQFKGRIKGVAKGGSDLAFGEFGLKSQEPNRVNAREIEAARRAITRHMKRAGRVWIRVFPDVPVTAKPTEVRMGKGKGSVEYWACKVKPGRMMFEIDGVSEELAREALRLGAAKLSVKTRFVQRIAE; encoded by the coding sequence ATGTTGCAGCCAAAGCGCACTAAGTACCGCAAGCAGTTCAAGGGACGCATCAAGGGCGTTGCCAAGGGCGGTTCCGACCTTGCTTTCGGTGAATTCGGCCTGAAGTCTCAGGAGCCGAACCGCGTCAACGCACGCGAAATCGAAGCGGCTCGCCGCGCGATCACCCGTCACATGAAGCGTGCCGGCCGTGTGTGGATCCGCGTATTCCCGGACGTTCCGGTCACGGCGAAGCCGACCGAAGTTCGTATGGGTAAAGGTAAAGGTTCGGTCGAATATTGGGCTTGCAAGGTCAAGCCCGGCCGAATGATGTTCGAAATCGACGGCGTCAGCGAAGAACTCGCCCGTGAGGCGCTTCGCCTTGGTGCTGCGAAACTCTCTGTCAAGACGCGCTTCGTTCAGCGCATTGCAGAGTAA
- the rpmC gene encoding 50S ribosomal protein L29 — protein MKATEVRGLSADQLNEQLANLKKEQFNLRFQKATGQLEKSSRINEVRKDIARVKTIARQKAAEAKA, from the coding sequence ATGAAAGCCACCGAAGTTCGCGGCCTCAGCGCCGACCAGCTCAACGAACAGCTTGCCAACCTGAAGAAGGAGCAGTTCAACCTGCGCTTCCAGAAGGCGACCGGCCAGCTCGAAAAGTCGTCGCGCATCAATGAAGTCCGCAAGGACATTGCGCGCGTCAAAACCATTGCCCGCCAGAAGGCGGCAGAAGCCAAGGCTTAA
- the rpsQ gene encoding 30S ribosomal protein S17 codes for MPKRILQGTVVSDKNEKTVVVRVERRFAHPIFQKTVRRSKKYKAHDENNQYKVGDQVSIQECAPISKDKTWTVVSVQS; via the coding sequence ATGCCAAAACGCATTCTGCAGGGCACCGTCGTCAGCGACAAAAACGAAAAGACCGTCGTGGTCCGTGTCGAGCGTCGCTTCGCGCACCCTATCTTCCAGAAGACCGTTCGCCGGTCCAAGAAGTACAAGGCGCATGACGAGAACAACCAGTACAAGGTCGGCGATCAGGTTTCCATTCAGGAATGCGCGCCGATTTCCAAGGACAAGACCTGGACGGTTGTTTCCGTTCAGTCCTAA
- the rplN gene encoding 50S ribosomal protein L14 has product MIQMQTNLDVADNSGARRVMCIKVLGGSKRKYASVGDIIVVSIKEAIPRGRVKKGDVMKAVVVRTAKDIRRPDGSVIRFDNNAAVLIDNKKEPIGTRIFGPVPRELRAKNHMKIISLAPEVL; this is encoded by the coding sequence ATGATTCAGATGCAAACAAACCTCGACGTGGCGGATAATTCCGGCGCACGTCGTGTCATGTGCATCAAGGTGCTGGGCGGCTCCAAGCGTAAATATGCTTCGGTCGGCGACATTATCGTCGTTTCGATCAAGGAAGCTATTCCGCGCGGCCGCGTCAAGAAGGGTGATGTGATGAAGGCGGTTGTCGTGCGCACCGCGAAAGACATCCGTCGTCCGGACGGCAGCGTCATCCGGTTCGATAACAACGCAGCCGTTCTTATCGACAACAAGAAAGAGCCGATCGGCACCCGTATCTTCGGACCGGTTCCGCGCGAACTTCGCGCCAAGAACCACATGAAGATCATCTCGCTGGCTCCAGAAGTGCTGTAA
- the rplX gene encoding 50S ribosomal protein L24 — translation MQKIRKGDKVVVLTGKDKGRTGEVLQVMPKEDRAVVRGVNMVKRHQRQTQSQEAGIINKEASIHLSNIAVADKDGKPTRVGFSVVEGKKVRVAKRSGEVVDG, via the coding sequence ATGCAAAAGATTCGTAAAGGCGACAAGGTCGTCGTATTGACCGGCAAGGACAAGGGCCGCACCGGAGAAGTTCTCCAGGTCATGCCTAAGGAAGACCGGGCTGTTGTGCGTGGCGTCAACATGGTGAAGCGTCACCAGCGCCAGACCCAGAGCCAGGAAGCCGGCATCATCAACAAAGAAGCCTCGATCCACCTGTCCAACATTGCTGTTGCCGACAAGGATGGTAAGCCGACCCGTGTTGGTTTCAGTGTCGTCGAAGGCAAGAAGGTCCGCGTGGCCAAGCGTTCGGGAGAAGTGGTCGATGGCTGA